A genomic stretch from Verrucomicrobiia bacterium includes:
- a CDS encoding nucleotide sugar dehydrogenase encodes MSNLKKLSVFGMGKLGACMAATFAQRGFDVLGVDINPEAVSKLNAGQAPVDEPRLAETIAAAKGRLRATTDAKMAVDTDATFVIVPSPSLPDGSFSNEFLMRALQPVAAAVKAARKKNHLFIVSSTTTPGACRKVIIPMLEQQVGGVCGKDFGFSYNPEFIALGNVIRGLLEPDLVLIGESDPATGDRLEDLYKKYNTNQPRIARMSITSAELTKISVNSYITAKISFTNQLRMIAEQYSDADIHAILDAIGSDSRIGKKYLRAGLSYGGPCFPRDNRLVAYAAKQVGLSAPLAEATDLVNEFAKERLAQQALAFVKPGDTVAVLGMAYRPDTYIVEESAGLHIAQTLKRNGCRVVVHDYAANPKNSPSLLEFEPLGDLATLKKDKHIKALLICCPWPGYKKVAFPKGARIFDPWGVLA; translated from the coding sequence ATGTCAAATCTTAAAAAGCTTTCCGTCTTCGGGATGGGCAAACTCGGCGCCTGCATGGCAGCCACCTTTGCCCAACGCGGTTTTGACGTCCTGGGCGTCGATATCAACCCCGAGGCGGTCAGCAAGCTCAATGCCGGCCAAGCGCCTGTGGACGAACCGCGCCTGGCCGAAACCATTGCCGCCGCAAAAGGCCGGCTGCGCGCCACCACGGACGCCAAAATGGCCGTCGATACCGACGCCACCTTTGTCATCGTCCCATCCCCCAGCCTGCCCGACGGCAGCTTCTCGAATGAATTCCTCATGCGCGCCCTGCAGCCGGTGGCTGCGGCGGTTAAAGCCGCGCGAAAAAAGAACCACCTGTTTATTGTCAGTTCCACCACCACCCCCGGCGCCTGCCGCAAAGTCATTATTCCCATGCTCGAACAGCAGGTCGGCGGCGTTTGCGGCAAAGATTTCGGCTTTTCCTATAACCCCGAGTTCATTGCCCTGGGCAACGTGATTCGCGGCTTGCTCGAACCGGACCTCGTGTTAATCGGCGAATCCGACCCAGCCACCGGAGACCGCCTCGAGGACCTTTACAAAAAGTACAACACCAATCAGCCCCGGATTGCCCGAATGTCCATCACCAGCGCCGAGCTGACGAAGATTTCGGTCAACAGCTACATCACCGCCAAAATCAGTTTCACCAACCAACTCCGCATGATCGCCGAGCAGTACTCGGATGCTGACATCCACGCCATTCTCGATGCGATTGGCTCCGACTCGCGCATCGGCAAAAAATATCTGCGGGCGGGTTTAAGCTACGGCGGCCCGTGCTTCCCGCGCGACAACCGGCTGGTGGCCTACGCGGCCAAGCAGGTTGGCCTGAGCGCCCCGCTGGCCGAGGCGACCGACCTGGTAAACGAGTTCGCCAAGGAACGCCTGGCACAGCAAGCCCTTGCCTTCGTCAAACCGGGTGACACCGTCGCCGTCCTCGGGATGGCCTACCGCCCGGATACATACATCGTCGAAGAATCCGCCGGGCTGCACATAGCGCAGACCCTCAAGCGCAACGGCTGCCGGGTCGTCGTTCACGATTACGCCGCCAATCCCAAAAACAGCCCCAGCCTCCTCGAATTCGAACCACTGGGAGACCTGGCAACCTTGAAAAAGGACAAGCATATCAAAGCCTTGCTCATCTGCTGTCCATGGCCCGGCTACAAAAAAGTTGCTTTCCCGAAAGGCGCCAGGATCTTCGACCCTTGGGGGGTATTGGCCTAA
- a CDS encoding glycosyltransferase family 9 protein — protein sequence MDRAKPKLVVIELWGLGDLIIATPFLQAASQRFELTLLAKPYAEDLRARFWPEVKVVPFVAPWTAFRRKYRLLAWPWRDMLQLRKLVAETFGVGLSARWDPRDHLLLRALRAERRLGFPRLGSRIFLSEPLARPGPRAHRYEYWRVLGRALGLELPARDKIPLPQSQGSGEVLVHTGAGQPVRVWPLDQYRRLVTRLRERNYRVQVACDPEQKGFWVAAGEPEAEAPRNVSQLFNLIDRAALFIGNDSGPGHLAALCGVPTFTIFGPQLPEWFAPLHPASEWLEGKPCPYKPCSDYCRFPVPNCLWDLGEEEVWGRVQQFVAMHLGQRKPTTPAPAI from the coding sequence GTGGACCGTGCGAAACCGAAGCTGGTGGTGATTGAACTGTGGGGGCTGGGCGATTTGATAATCGCAACGCCTTTCCTGCAGGCGGCCAGCCAGAGGTTTGAGCTTACGCTTCTAGCCAAACCTTACGCGGAGGATTTGCGGGCGCGATTTTGGCCCGAGGTGAAGGTGGTGCCGTTTGTTGCCCCTTGGACGGCCTTCCGCCGCAAATACCGGCTGCTGGCCTGGCCGTGGCGCGATATGCTCCAGCTTCGCAAGCTCGTGGCGGAAACCTTTGGGGTGGGGCTGTCGGCCCGCTGGGACCCGCGAGACCACTTGTTGTTGCGCGCGCTCCGGGCCGAGCGGCGCTTGGGATTCCCGCGCCTGGGCAGCCGGATTTTTCTCAGTGAGCCCCTGGCCCGGCCCGGCCCGAGGGCGCACCGGTATGAGTATTGGCGGGTGCTGGGCCGGGCGCTGGGCCTGGAGTTGCCTGCCCGGGATAAGATTCCGCTCCCGCAGTCTCAAGGCTCCGGGGAGGTGTTGGTGCATACCGGCGCAGGCCAGCCGGTGCGGGTGTGGCCGCTGGACCAATACCGGCGGCTGGTAACCCGGTTGCGCGAGCGCAATTATCGCGTTCAGGTGGCGTGCGACCCCGAGCAAAAGGGATTCTGGGTGGCGGCCGGCGAACCTGAGGCCGAGGCCCCGCGCAACGTTTCACAGCTCTTCAACCTGATTGATCGCGCCGCTCTCTTTATCGGCAATGACTCCGGCCCAGGCCACCTGGCGGCATTATGCGGGGTGCCAACATTCACAATTTTCGGCCCGCAACTTCCGGAGTGGTTCGCACCGCTGCACCCGGCCTCCGAGTGGCTCGAGGGCAAACCGTGTCCTTATAAACCTTGCTCGGATTACTGCCGGTTCCCGGTCCCGAATTGCCTTTGGGACCTGGGAGAAGAAGAGGTATGGGGGCGGGTTCAGCAGTTCGTGGCTATGCATTTGGGCCAAAGAAAACCGACTACACCCGCCCCAGCCATCTGA
- a CDS encoding WecB/TagA/CpsF family glycosyltransferase — translation MSGAGILCGVDENAIARLEILGVPVACATYESALEGVKQLAREPRPTAVCPANTHILAEARHNPAFGKVLGGFDLVLPDGMPVVWALNRRGARLPDRVYGPYFMRHTLRNTPRPWRHFFFGDSEACLADMRRVANELQPDIEIVGAISPPFRSLTEEDERSFADTINRAEPDFVWVALPGVRMEQWIIENQSRYKRGVFLAVGDAFTLLTGRRRFAPRWMQRLGMTWIYRLSHEPGRLGPRYLQYNALYLYYSLLERMGRRSAARV, via the coding sequence GTGAGCGGCGCCGGTATTCTCTGCGGCGTGGACGAGAATGCTATCGCCCGGTTGGAGATTCTGGGGGTGCCTGTGGCCTGCGCGACGTATGAGAGCGCGCTGGAAGGCGTGAAGCAACTGGCGCGCGAGCCGCGCCCAACAGCGGTTTGCCCGGCCAATACGCATATCCTCGCTGAGGCGCGGCATAATCCCGCCTTTGGGAAGGTCTTGGGAGGGTTCGACCTGGTGCTGCCGGATGGGATGCCGGTGGTTTGGGCCCTGAACAGGCGCGGCGCCAGGCTGCCGGACCGTGTTTATGGCCCTTATTTTATGCGGCACACGCTTCGCAACACCCCGCGGCCATGGCGGCATTTCTTCTTCGGCGATAGCGAGGCCTGCCTGGCTGACATGCGCCGTGTGGCGAACGAATTGCAACCCGACATCGAAATTGTGGGGGCTATCAGCCCGCCTTTCCGGTCGTTGACGGAGGAGGATGAGAGGTCTTTTGCCGACACGATTAACCGGGCGGAGCCGGATTTCGTGTGGGTGGCGCTGCCGGGGGTGCGCATGGAGCAATGGATAATCGAGAACCAGTCGCGCTACAAGCGCGGGGTGTTCCTGGCGGTGGGGGATGCGTTTACGTTATTGACTGGCCGCAGGCGTTTCGCGCCCCGATGGATGCAGCGCCTGGGAATGACTTGGATTTACAGGTTGTCGCACGAGCCCGGGCGGCTCGGACCCCGGTATCTGCAGTATAACGCGCTTTATCTGTACTACAGTTTACTGGAGCGGATGGGACGGCGGTCAGCAGCGCGGGTTTAG
- a CDS encoding glycosyltransferase family 2 protein, protein MNFSIVTPSFRSARWLGLCIASVADQAGVEFEHIVQDAGSDDGTLEWLPNDKRVRAYVEKDSGMYDAVNRGYRRAKGDLLAYLNCDEQYLPGALEKVREFFERHPEIDVVFGDCLVVGQTGAYICERRALPPQLLHTWTGPSLSFLTAATFIRRRVLDEKGLFFRPELRDLGDAEWALRLVKTCVRTGILPEFLSIFTETGQNMNLGANAATERAQFRASAPAWVRALGPLALAHYRLRRWRAGHYSCRQHDYAIYTSQSPGARKVFHVAHPTFRWLGRV, encoded by the coding sequence ATGAATTTCTCGATCGTGACTCCCAGTTTCCGCAGTGCACGGTGGCTGGGGCTTTGCATCGCATCAGTCGCCGACCAGGCGGGCGTCGAGTTCGAGCACATCGTCCAAGATGCGGGCTCAGACGACGGCACACTGGAATGGCTTCCGAATGACAAACGTGTCCGCGCCTATGTCGAAAAAGACTCGGGCATGTACGACGCGGTTAACCGGGGTTACCGTCGGGCCAAAGGCGACCTGCTGGCCTATTTGAATTGCGACGAGCAATACCTTCCAGGCGCCCTCGAAAAAGTGCGCGAATTTTTCGAACGGCATCCCGAGATTGACGTGGTTTTCGGCGATTGCCTTGTGGTGGGCCAAACCGGGGCTTACATCTGCGAGCGACGGGCCTTGCCGCCCCAACTCCTCCACACTTGGACTGGACCCAGCCTGAGCTTCCTAACTGCCGCCACCTTTATCCGCCGCCGCGTTCTCGATGAGAAGGGGCTCTTCTTCCGGCCAGAGCTACGGGACCTGGGTGATGCCGAATGGGCGCTGCGGCTTGTAAAAACCTGCGTTCGGACGGGAATACTGCCCGAATTCCTCAGCATCTTTACCGAGACGGGACAAAACATGAACCTGGGCGCCAACGCTGCCACAGAGCGAGCCCAGTTCCGGGCCAGCGCCCCAGCTTGGGTCCGCGCCCTGGGCCCCTTGGCTCTGGCCCATTATCGGCTACGCCGCTGGCGGGCCGGGCATTACTCCTGCCGACAGCACGATTACGCTATCTACACGAGCCAGAGCCCGGGTGCCCGCAAGGTCTTTCATGTCGCCCACCCGACCTTCAGATGGCTGGGGCGGGTGTAG
- a CDS encoding class I SAM-dependent methyltransferase: protein MTHPAASFRDPTGSCCIIDGHFLRLLTAEGASALQGFLQTPVARAFSARRELVATRSLGEPELNGLRGSPKLPDAFRNGHLAAVVEHDRIPFPSYPYEWPAEMLWEAGRLTLELARASLGDGYGLKDATPYNVLFRGCQPVFVDLLSFEARAPGDPVWLAYAQFVRTFLLPLLANQCWGLRLADIFTSRRDGLEPEELHAMCKGLQRLNPRILSLVSMPTWLKSKAHSTGGELYKSQILKNSEKARFILDSQLRRLQAALNGVQSRPRQDSTWSDYMATHSYSQDAFDAKEKFVHQLLAEFKPARVLDVGANTGHFGVLAARSGAEVLAIDLDPVCVGAIWRQARKENLNILPLVIDLARPSPALGWRNAECASFLDRATGAFEGVLMLAVLHHLLVSERIPLQEIIRLASELTTSLLVVEFVGPQDEMLRQLARGRDQLHAGLNEAAFEAACAPLFETVRSLALPGTHRRIYALKKRGAGA, encoded by the coding sequence ATGACCCATCCCGCCGCTTCGTTTCGGGATCCTACCGGCTCCTGCTGCATTATTGACGGCCACTTCCTCCGCCTGCTGACTGCTGAAGGCGCTTCTGCCCTTCAAGGATTTCTCCAAACGCCCGTTGCCCGCGCATTCAGCGCCCGCCGGGAACTCGTCGCCACTCGCTCCCTTGGCGAGCCGGAGCTGAACGGGCTTCGAGGTTCTCCAAAGCTTCCCGATGCTTTTCGCAACGGCCATCTGGCCGCAGTGGTCGAGCATGATCGAATCCCCTTTCCCAGTTACCCTTACGAATGGCCCGCCGAGATGCTTTGGGAGGCCGGGCGCCTTACCCTCGAACTGGCGCGCGCCTCGCTCGGCGACGGCTATGGATTGAAAGACGCCACCCCTTACAACGTCCTCTTTCGCGGCTGCCAACCGGTTTTTGTTGACCTCCTGTCGTTTGAAGCACGCGCCCCAGGCGATCCGGTCTGGCTTGCTTATGCCCAATTTGTCCGGACGTTCCTCTTGCCGCTCCTGGCAAATCAATGCTGGGGCTTGCGCCTGGCCGATATTTTTACTTCCCGGCGCGACGGCCTCGAACCGGAGGAACTGCACGCCATGTGCAAGGGCTTGCAGCGTTTGAACCCACGGATTCTTTCCTTAGTCTCGATGCCCACCTGGCTCAAATCCAAGGCGCATTCCACTGGTGGAGAGCTTTACAAATCGCAAATCCTTAAAAATTCCGAGAAAGCGCGTTTTATCCTCGATTCACAGCTCCGCCGGCTGCAAGCCGCCCTGAACGGCGTCCAGTCCCGCCCCCGGCAGGATTCGACGTGGTCGGATTACATGGCCACTCACAGCTACAGCCAGGATGCCTTCGACGCCAAGGAAAAGTTCGTGCACCAATTGCTCGCGGAATTCAAACCCGCACGGGTCCTGGATGTCGGGGCCAATACCGGGCATTTCGGCGTGCTTGCTGCCCGCAGCGGAGCCGAGGTCCTTGCCATTGACCTCGACCCGGTCTGCGTCGGGGCGATCTGGCGGCAGGCGCGCAAAGAGAACTTGAACATTCTCCCGCTTGTCATCGACCTGGCTCGGCCCAGCCCGGCCCTGGGCTGGCGCAATGCCGAATGCGCCTCCTTCCTGGACCGCGCAACCGGCGCATTTGAGGGCGTGCTGATGCTCGCCGTGCTTCATCATTTGCTGGTCAGCGAGCGCATCCCGCTGCAGGAAATCATCCGGCTGGCCTCGGAACTGACCACCTCGCTGCTGGTTGTTGAATTTGTCGGCCCGCAGGATGAAATGTTACGGCAATTGGCGCGCGGGCGCGACCAGCTCCACGCCGGCCTGAACGAAGCGGCCTTTGAAGCCGCTTGCGCGCCGCTTTTCGAGACCGTCCGCTCACTGGCGCTCCCGGGCACACACCGCCGCATTTATGCGCTGAAAAAAAGGGGGGCTGGGGCGTGA